A part of Kitasatospora acidiphila genomic DNA contains:
- the atpD gene encoding F0F1 ATP synthase subunit beta encodes MTTTVEPTTATGRVARVIGPVVDVEFPVDAIPDMFNALHVEVDDPAGGGKKTLTLEVAQHLGDGLVKAISMQPTDGLVRGATVTDTGAAISVPVGDITKGKVFNALGDVLNTDPVEFNAQVTERWPIHRKAPNFSELESKTEMFETGIKVIDLLTPYVRGGKIGLFGGAGVGKTVLIQEMIYRVAANFGGVSVFAGVGERTREGNDLIQEMIDSNVLDKTALVFGQMDEPPGTRLRVALSALTMAEYFRDVMSQDVLLFIDNIFRFTQAGSEVSTLLGRMPSAVGYQPNLADEMGLLQERITSTRGHSITSMQAIYVPADDLTDPAPATTFAHLDATTVLSRPISEKGIYPAVDPLDSTSRILDPRYIAQDHYDTAMRVKGILQKYKDLQDIIAILGMDELSEEDKITVQRARRIERFLSQNTYVAKQFTGVEGSTVPLSETIEAFNRIADGKYDAVPEQAFFMCGGIEDLEKNAAELAKK; translated from the coding sequence ATGACCACCACTGTTGAGCCGACCACGGCGACGGGCCGCGTCGCGCGGGTCATCGGCCCGGTCGTCGACGTGGAGTTCCCCGTCGACGCGATTCCGGACATGTTCAACGCCCTGCACGTCGAGGTCGACGACCCGGCGGGCGGCGGCAAGAAGACCCTGACCCTGGAGGTCGCCCAGCACCTGGGCGACGGCCTGGTCAAGGCCATCTCGATGCAGCCCACCGACGGCCTGGTCCGTGGCGCCACGGTCACCGACACCGGTGCGGCGATCTCGGTGCCGGTCGGCGACATCACCAAGGGCAAGGTCTTCAACGCCCTGGGCGACGTGCTGAACACCGACCCGGTGGAGTTCAACGCCCAGGTCACCGAGCGCTGGCCGATCCACCGCAAGGCGCCGAACTTCTCGGAGCTCGAGTCCAAGACCGAGATGTTCGAGACCGGCATCAAGGTCATCGACCTGCTCACCCCGTACGTCCGCGGTGGCAAGATCGGCCTGTTCGGTGGTGCCGGTGTCGGCAAGACCGTTCTGATCCAGGAGATGATCTACCGCGTCGCCGCCAACTTCGGTGGTGTCTCGGTCTTCGCCGGCGTCGGGGAGCGTACCCGTGAGGGCAACGACCTGATCCAGGAGATGATCGACTCCAACGTCCTGGACAAGACCGCGCTGGTCTTCGGCCAGATGGACGAGCCGCCGGGCACCCGTCTGCGGGTCGCGCTGTCCGCGCTCACCATGGCGGAGTACTTCCGCGACGTGATGAGCCAGGACGTGCTGCTCTTCATCGACAACATCTTCCGGTTCACCCAGGCCGGTTCCGAGGTGTCGACCCTGCTCGGCCGCATGCCCTCCGCGGTGGGCTACCAGCCGAACCTGGCCGACGAGATGGGCCTCCTGCAGGAGCGCATCACCTCGACCCGCGGTCACTCGATCACCTCGATGCAGGCGATCTACGTCCCCGCGGACGACCTGACCGACCCGGCCCCGGCCACCACCTTCGCCCACCTGGACGCGACCACCGTTCTGTCGCGCCCGATCTCGGAGAAGGGCATCTACCCGGCCGTCGACCCGCTGGACTCGACGTCCCGCATCCTGGACCCGCGCTACATCGCGCAGGACCACTACGACACGGCCATGCGCGTCAAGGGGATCCTGCAGAAGTACAAGGACCTCCAAGACATCATCGCGATCCTCGGTATGGACGAGCTGTCCGAGGAAGACAAGATCACGGTGCAGCGGGCCCGCCGCATCGAGCGCTTCCTCTCGCAGAACACCTACGTGGCGAAGCAGTTCACCGGTGTCGAGGGTTCGACGGTGCCGCTGTCGGAGACCATCGAGGCCTTCAACCGCATCGCGGACGGCAAGTACGACGCCGTTCCGGAGCAGGCCTTCTTCATGTGCGGTGGCATCGAGGACCTCGAGAAGAACGCTGCCGAGCTGGCCAAGAAGTAA
- a CDS encoding F0F1 ATP synthase subunit gamma yields the protein MGAQLRVYKRRIRSVTATKKITKAMEMISAARIVKAQRAVAASTPYADELTRAVTAVATRSNAKHPLTHENPDAKRAAVLLVTADRGLAGGYSTNAIKQALALTERLKAEGKEVVTYIAGRKGKQYYGFRNLQVAGSWEGFSDKPTYADAKNVAGLLIEAFTTGAVDELHLVSTKFVSMLTQTAQDARLMPLKLDEVELSDNRPAKAEIFPLYDFEPSAEGVLDALLPRYVESRIYNAMLQSAASEHAARRRAMKSATDNAGELIKSLTRLANSARQAEITQEISEIVGGANALADASAGSE from the coding sequence ATGGGAGCACAGCTTCGGGTCTACAAGCGCCGGATCCGCTCTGTCACCGCGACGAAGAAGATCACCAAGGCGATGGAGATGATCTCCGCGGCGCGCATCGTCAAGGCGCAGCGCGCGGTGGCCGCCTCCACTCCGTACGCCGATGAGCTGACCCGGGCGGTGACGGCGGTGGCCACCCGGTCCAACGCCAAGCACCCGCTCACCCACGAGAACCCGGACGCCAAGCGGGCCGCGGTCCTGCTGGTGACGGCGGACCGTGGTCTGGCCGGCGGCTACTCCACCAACGCCATCAAGCAGGCGCTCGCGCTGACCGAGCGCCTCAAGGCGGAGGGCAAGGAGGTGGTCACCTACATCGCGGGTCGCAAGGGCAAGCAGTACTACGGGTTCCGCAACCTGCAGGTGGCCGGCTCCTGGGAGGGCTTCTCCGACAAGCCCACCTACGCGGACGCCAAGAACGTGGCGGGTCTCCTGATCGAGGCCTTCACGACCGGCGCGGTGGACGAACTGCACCTGGTGTCGACCAAGTTCGTGTCGATGCTGACGCAGACCGCCCAGGACGCCCGGCTGATGCCGCTCAAGCTGGACGAGGTCGAGCTGAGCGACAACCGGCCGGCCAAGGCGGAGATCTTCCCGCTGTACGACTTCGAGCCGTCGGCGGAGGGCGTCCTGGACGCACTGCTGCCGCGGTACGTCGAGAGCCGGATCTACAACGCGATGCTGCAGTCGGCTGCTTCCGAGCACGCCGCCCGCCGTCGCGCGATGAAGAGCGCGACGGACAACGCCGGCGAGCTCATCAAGTCGCTGACGCGGCTTGCCAACTCGGCCCGTCAGGCCGAGATCACCCAGGAAATCAGCGAGATCGTCGGTGGCGCCAACGCGCTGGCCGACGCTAGCGCGGGGAGCGAATGA
- a CDS encoding MraY family glycosyltransferase, protein MREYLLVLFCTAAVTYLLTGPVRKFAIMAGAMPAVRARDVHREPTPRLGGIAMFGGLCAGLLVASQLHGLGKVFSDSSDIRALLSGVGIMWVLGVLDDKWGVDALVKLGGQMIAAGVMVYQGITVISIPVPGVGPVALSPTLGMVITVALVVVMVNAVNFIDGLDGLAGGMVCIAGIAFFLYSYRLWYVYQISEAAPSVLFSALLIGMCLGFLPHNLHPARIFMGDSGSMMLGLMLAVSAVSVTGRVDPDLITAQAGSQTAATHILVPTYIPLLLPLAVIALPLADLVLAVVRRSWAGRSPFAADKKHLHHRLLEIGHSHSRAVLIMYFWAALIAFGTVGISVTNTGRAVVLACAGLCLVGLVVLLLPWFRPKAPSAVQAFVPPRYRRGGRAAAGTEAAAASQAPAQAEQGAMAELSARDQELLGSLGTGAHAVGDRRQS, encoded by the coding sequence GTGCGTGAGTATCTGCTGGTGCTGTTCTGCACCGCGGCCGTCACCTACCTGCTGACCGGCCCGGTGCGGAAGTTCGCCATCATGGCCGGGGCGATGCCGGCGGTCCGGGCCCGTGACGTGCACCGGGAGCCGACCCCGCGGCTCGGCGGCATCGCGATGTTCGGCGGGCTCTGCGCGGGCCTGCTGGTCGCCTCCCAGCTGCACGGCCTCGGCAAGGTGTTCAGCGACTCCTCGGACATCCGGGCGCTGCTCTCCGGGGTCGGCATCATGTGGGTGCTCGGCGTGCTCGACGACAAGTGGGGCGTGGACGCGCTGGTGAAGCTTGGCGGGCAGATGATCGCCGCCGGTGTGATGGTCTACCAGGGCATCACGGTGATCTCGATCCCGGTGCCCGGTGTCGGCCCGGTCGCGCTCAGCCCGACCCTGGGCATGGTCATCACGGTCGCGCTGGTCGTGGTGATGGTCAACGCGGTCAACTTCATCGACGGCCTGGACGGGCTGGCCGGCGGCATGGTCTGCATCGCCGGGATCGCGTTCTTCCTGTACTCCTACCGCCTCTGGTACGTCTACCAGATCAGCGAGGCGGCGCCCTCGGTGCTGTTCAGCGCGCTGCTGATCGGCATGTGCCTGGGCTTCCTGCCGCACAACCTGCACCCGGCCCGGATCTTCATGGGCGACTCCGGCTCGATGATGCTGGGCCTGATGCTGGCGGTCTCCGCGGTCTCGGTGACCGGCCGCGTCGACCCCGACCTGATCACCGCGCAGGCCGGCTCGCAGACCGCCGCCACCCACATCCTGGTGCCGACCTACATCCCGCTGCTGCTGCCACTGGCGGTGATCGCGCTGCCGCTGGCCGACCTGGTGCTGGCCGTGGTGCGCCGCAGCTGGGCGGGCCGCTCGCCGTTCGCAGCGGACAAGAAGCACCTGCACCACCGGCTGCTGGAGATCGGCCACTCGCACAGCCGGGCCGTGCTGATCATGTACTTCTGGGCGGCGCTGATCGCCTTCGGCACGGTGGGGATCTCGGTCACCAACACCGGGCGGGCCGTGGTGCTGGCCTGCGCCGGGCTCTGCCTGGTCGGCCTGGTGGTGCTGCTGCTGCCGTGGTTCCGGCCCAAGGCGCCGAGCGCGGTGCAGGCGTTCGTGCCGCCGCGCTACCGCCGGGGCGGCAGGGCCGCTGCCGGGACCGAGGCCGCGGCCGCCTCTCAGGCGCCGGCGCAGGCCGAGCAGGGCGCGATGGCCGAGCTGTCGGCCCGTGATCAGGAGCTGCTCGGGAGCCTGGGCACCGGCGCGCACGCCGTCGGCGACCGCCGGCAGAGCTGA
- the atpE gene encoding ATP synthase F0 subunit C, which produces MSALLAATGVYGSVASLGYGLAAIGPGIGVGLIFGNGVQAMARQPEATNLIRSNMFIGFALTEALALIGIVMPFVYGQGPK; this is translated from the coding sequence ATGTCCGCTCTCCTCGCCGCCACCGGTGTCTACGGCTCCGTCGCTTCCCTCGGCTACGGCCTCGCCGCCATCGGCCCCGGCATCGGCGTCGGTCTGATCTTCGGCAACGGTGTGCAGGCCATGGCTCGCCAGCCCGAGGCCACCAACCTGATCCGCTCCAACATGTTCATCGGCTTCGCGCTGACCGAGGCCCTCGCCCTGATCGGCATCGTCATGCCGTTCGTTTACGGCCAGGGCCCCAAGTAA
- the atpB gene encoding F0F1 ATP synthase subunit A: protein MSADQLAVQLASGGCHLFSGCGFPAPGLNEFQFHPIFTVAGFGFNKPMLLSFICALLIIVFFWVAFAKPKVLPGKMQLVGEIGYDFVKRAIVYENIGKKGEKYVPMMVSLFFFVWIMNVMSVIPVAQFPVTAVIGWPAGLALVCWITYMSLTFKKHGFVGGLKNLCWPSGVPGWVMVILVPIEFFSNIFVRPFTLAVRAFANMFAGHLLIVVFSVATWYLLSPTIGALYGTTSFVVTLALTGFELLVQFLQAYIFVTLASSYIAGALEEAH, encoded by the coding sequence GTGAGTGCTGACCAGCTCGCCGTGCAGCTTGCCTCCGGGGGCTGCCACCTGTTCTCCGGCTGCGGCTTCCCGGCGCCGGGCCTGAACGAGTTCCAGTTCCACCCGATCTTCACGGTCGCCGGCTTCGGCTTCAACAAGCCGATGCTGCTGTCGTTCATCTGCGCCCTGCTGATCATCGTCTTCTTCTGGGTCGCCTTCGCCAAGCCCAAGGTGCTGCCGGGCAAGATGCAGCTGGTCGGCGAGATCGGTTATGACTTCGTCAAGCGCGCGATCGTCTACGAGAACATCGGCAAAAAGGGCGAGAAGTACGTCCCGATGATGGTCTCGCTGTTCTTCTTCGTCTGGATCATGAACGTCATGTCCGTGATCCCGGTGGCGCAGTTCCCGGTGACCGCGGTCATCGGCTGGCCGGCCGGTCTGGCGCTGGTGTGCTGGATCACCTACATGTCGCTGACCTTCAAGAAGCACGGCTTCGTCGGCGGTCTGAAGAACCTCTGCTGGCCGTCCGGTGTGCCCGGCTGGGTCATGGTCATCCTGGTGCCGATCGAGTTCTTCTCGAACATCTTCGTCCGGCCCTTCACGCTCGCGGTCCGTGCCTTCGCCAACATGTTCGCCGGCCACCTGCTGATCGTGGTGTTCTCCGTCGCGACCTGGTACCTGCTGAGCCCGACCATCGGCGCGCTGTACGGCACCACCTCCTTCGTGGTGACGCTCGCCCTCACCGGCTTCGAGCTCCTGGTGCAGTTCCTGCAGGCCTACATCTTCGTGACCCTGGCCAGCAGCTACATCGCCGGTGCGCTGGAAGAGGCGCACTGA
- a CDS encoding arsenate reductase/protein-tyrosine-phosphatase family protein encodes MRRALPPRTADNFKILFVCTGNICRSPIAERLTRHELDTRLDWRAAGRIVVESAGTWGHEGAPMEAHAATVLDEYGVDSGNFAGRELLDEHVVEADLVLTATLDHRAQVISMGHAAGLRTFTLKEFTRLVQLIDAATLPAVGQGAEVTERARALVRAAAALRGWRPSADPVTDEVDDPYGAPIGMFRHCGEEIFDALDPVLTALTGVPGPRPQDSHGARS; translated from the coding sequence GTGCGCCGCGCCCTGCCGCCGCGCACCGCGGACAACTTCAAGATCCTCTTCGTCTGCACCGGCAACATCTGCCGCTCGCCGATCGCCGAGCGGCTGACCCGGCATGAGCTGGACACCCGTCTGGACTGGCGGGCGGCCGGCCGGATCGTCGTGGAGAGCGCCGGCACCTGGGGCCACGAGGGCGCCCCGATGGAGGCGCACGCCGCCACCGTGCTCGACGAGTACGGCGTGGACAGCGGCAACTTCGCCGGCCGCGAGCTGCTGGACGAGCACGTGGTCGAGGCCGACCTGGTGCTGACCGCCACCCTGGACCACCGGGCCCAGGTGATCTCCATGGGCCACGCCGCGGGCCTGCGCACCTTCACGCTCAAGGAGTTCACCCGGCTGGTGCAGCTGATAGACGCGGCCACCCTGCCGGCCGTCGGTCAGGGCGCCGAGGTGACCGAGCGGGCCCGGGCGCTGGTCCGGGCGGCGGCCGCACTGCGCGGCTGGCGGCCGTCCGCGGACCCGGTCACGGACGAGGTGGACGACCCCTACGGCGCGCCGATCGGCATGTTCCGGCACTGCGGCGAGGAGATATTCGACGCGCTCGACCCGGTGCTGACCGCCCTGACGGGCGTACCCGGTCCGCGCCCCCAGGACAGCCACGGCGCACGGTCCTAG
- the atpA gene encoding F0F1 ATP synthase subunit alpha produces the protein MAELTIRPEEIRDALADFVQSYQPDAASREEVGTVTDAMDGIAHVEGLPSVMANELLKFEDGTLGLALNLEDREIGVVVLGEFGGIEEGQTVRRTGEILSVPVGDGYLGRVVDPLGNPIDGLGEIASEGRRALELQAPGVMVRKSVHEPMQTGIKAIDAMTPIGRGQRQLIIGDRQTGKTAVAIDTIINQKDNWASGDPKKQVRCIYVAVGQKGSTIASVRGALEEAGALEYTTIVAAPASDPAGFKYLAPYTGSAIGQHWMYDGKHVLIVFDDLSKQAEAYRSVSLLLRRPPGREAYPGDVFYLHSRLLERCAKLSDELGAGSMTGLPIIETKANDVSAYIPTNVISITDGQCFLESDLFNAGIRPAVNVGISVSRVGGSAQIKAMKSVAGRLRLDLAQYRELEAFAAFGSDLDSASKAQLERGSRMVELLKQGQYQPFPVEEQVVSIWAGTTGKLDDVPVADIRRFEREFLDYLRGSHKNLLAAIVETSKLEDGTIDALTEAINSFKLGFTTADGKLLSEQA, from the coding sequence ATGGCGGAGCTTACGATCCGGCCGGAGGAGATCCGGGACGCGCTGGCCGACTTTGTCCAGTCGTACCAGCCGGACGCCGCCTCGCGTGAAGAGGTCGGCACGGTCACTGACGCGATGGACGGCATCGCCCATGTCGAGGGTCTGCCCTCGGTCATGGCCAACGAACTGCTGAAGTTCGAGGACGGCACCCTCGGCCTCGCGCTGAACCTCGAGGACCGCGAGATCGGTGTCGTCGTCCTCGGTGAGTTCGGCGGCATCGAAGAGGGCCAGACGGTCCGCCGCACCGGCGAGATCCTCTCGGTTCCGGTCGGCGACGGCTACCTCGGCCGCGTGGTGGACCCGCTGGGCAACCCGATCGACGGCCTGGGTGAGATCGCCTCCGAGGGCCGCCGCGCCCTGGAGCTGCAGGCCCCCGGCGTCATGGTCCGCAAGTCGGTGCACGAGCCGATGCAGACCGGCATCAAGGCCATCGACGCGATGACCCCGATCGGCCGCGGCCAGCGCCAGCTGATCATCGGCGACCGCCAGACCGGCAAGACCGCGGTGGCGATCGACACGATCATCAACCAGAAGGACAACTGGGCCTCCGGCGACCCGAAGAAGCAGGTCCGCTGCATCTACGTCGCGGTCGGCCAGAAGGGCTCCACCATCGCGTCCGTGCGCGGCGCCCTGGAGGAGGCCGGCGCGCTGGAGTACACCACCATCGTGGCGGCTCCTGCCTCTGACCCGGCGGGCTTCAAGTACCTTGCCCCGTACACCGGTTCGGCCATCGGCCAGCACTGGATGTACGACGGCAAGCACGTCCTGATCGTCTTCGACGACCTGTCGAAGCAGGCCGAGGCCTACCGCTCCGTCTCCCTGCTGCTGCGCCGTCCGCCGGGCCGCGAGGCCTACCCGGGCGACGTCTTCTACCTGCACTCCCGCCTGCTGGAGCGCTGCGCCAAGCTCTCCGACGAGCTGGGCGCCGGCTCGATGACCGGTCTGCCGATCATCGAGACCAAGGCCAACGACGTCTCGGCGTACATCCCGACCAACGTCATCTCCATCACCGACGGCCAGTGCTTCCTGGAGTCCGACCTGTTCAACGCCGGCATCCGCCCGGCCGTGAACGTCGGTATCTCGGTCTCCCGCGTCGGTGGCTCCGCCCAGATCAAGGCCATGAAGTCGGTCGCCGGCCGCCTTCGCCTGGACCTGGCCCAGTACCGCGAGCTGGAGGCGTTCGCCGCCTTCGGTTCCGACCTGGACTCGGCCTCCAAGGCCCAGCTGGAGCGCGGTTCCCGCATGGTCGAGCTGCTGAAGCAGGGCCAGTACCAGCCGTTCCCGGTGGAGGAGCAGGTCGTCTCGATCTGGGCCGGCACCACCGGCAAGCTGGACGACGTCCCGGTCGCCGACATCCGCCGCTTCGAGCGCGAGTTCCTCGACTACCTGCGTGGCTCGCACAAGAACCTGCTGGCCGCGATCGTCGAGACCTCCAAGCTTGAGGACGGCACCATCGACGCCCTGACCGAGGCGATCAACTCCTTCAAGCTGGGCTTCACCACGGCTGACGGCAAGCTGCTCAGCGAGCAGGCCTGA
- a CDS encoding F0F1 ATP synthase subunit delta, which produces MIGASREALSAGRENLDSLTDNTSVDAGKLAEELSAVTTLLDREVSLRRVLTDPSRSGQDKASLVTSLLSGQVSGETVDLVSGLVRSRWSGGRDLVDATEQLSAYAEVVAADKAGKLDDMEDELFRFGRIVSGSHELRAGLTEPKAGTAAKAELVRKLLGGRALPGTVRLVTSLVTTPRGRSLEQGLESYAKLAADRRDRVVALVTTAVPLSDGQKQRLSGALAKLYGRAVLLNIDVDPEVVGGVRVQIGDEIIEGTVSSRLEGARQALEG; this is translated from the coding sequence GTGATCGGCGCCAGCCGTGAGGCCCTGAGTGCCGGTCGGGAGAACCTCGACAGCCTGACCGACAACACCTCGGTGGACGCGGGCAAGCTGGCCGAGGAGCTCAGCGCCGTCACCACGCTGCTCGACCGCGAGGTCTCGCTCCGCCGCGTGCTGACCGACCCCTCGCGGTCCGGTCAGGACAAGGCGTCGCTGGTCACCTCGCTGCTGTCCGGCCAGGTCTCCGGTGAGACCGTCGACCTGGTCTCCGGCCTGGTCCGGTCCCGCTGGTCGGGTGGGCGCGACCTGGTCGACGCCACCGAGCAGCTGTCCGCCTACGCCGAGGTGGTCGCCGCCGACAAGGCCGGCAAGCTCGACGACATGGAGGACGAGCTCTTCCGGTTCGGGCGGATCGTCAGCGGCTCGCACGAGCTGCGCGCCGGTCTGACCGAGCCGAAGGCCGGCACCGCCGCCAAGGCGGAGCTGGTCCGGAAGCTGCTGGGCGGCCGCGCCCTGCCGGGCACCGTCCGCCTGGTCACCTCGCTGGTCACCACCCCGCGTGGCCGTAGCCTGGAACAGGGCCTGGAGTCCTACGCCAAGCTCGCCGCCGACCGCCGCGACCGTGTGGTGGCCCTGGTCACCACCGCGGTGCCGCTCAGCGACGGCCAGAAGCAGCGCCTCTCCGGCGCGCTGGCCAAGCTGTACGGCCGGGCGGTGCTCCTGAACATCGACGTCGACCCCGAGGTCGTCGGCGGTGTCCGGGTGCAGATCGGTGACGAGATCATCGAGGGCACCGTGTCGAGCCGCCTCGAGGGCGCTCGTCAGGCCCTCGAAGGCTGA
- a CDS encoding F0F1 ATP synthase subunit B, giving the protein MSLVAMHLAAEDFNPLIPKAPELIIGLICFFVVFGLLGKKLLPSIEKTLAERRDMIEGGIERADAAQAEAQALLEQYRADLAEARHEAARIVEQSREQGAALITEMREEGQRQREAIIAAGHAQIEADKKQATAALRQDVGSLASQLASRIVGESLEDHARQSGVIDRFLDELEAKAAANAAVAK; this is encoded by the coding sequence ATGTCGCTCGTCGCGATGCACTTGGCCGCGGAGGACTTCAACCCTCTGATCCCCAAGGCGCCTGAGCTCATCATCGGCCTGATCTGCTTCTTCGTGGTCTTCGGTCTGCTCGGCAAGAAGCTCCTCCCCAGCATCGAGAAGACGCTGGCGGAGCGCCGGGACATGATCGAGGGCGGCATTGAGCGCGCCGACGCCGCGCAGGCTGAGGCTCAGGCCCTCCTTGAGCAGTACCGCGCCGATCTCGCTGAGGCGCGTCACGAGGCCGCTCGAATCGTCGAGCAGTCCCGCGAGCAGGGCGCTGCCCTGATCACCGAGATGCGCGAGGAGGGCCAGCGCCAGCGCGAGGCCATCATCGCGGCCGGCCACGCCCAGATCGAGGCCGACAAGAAGCAGGCGACCGCCGCCCTGCGCCAGGACGTGGGTTCGCTCGCTTCGCAGCTGGCCTCCCGGATCGTGGGTGAGTCCCTCGAGGACCACGCGCGGCAGAGCGGTGTCATCGACCGCTTCCTGGACGAGCTGGAGGCCAAGGCCGCTGCCAACGCGGCGGTTGCCAAGTGA
- a CDS encoding serine hydroxymethyltransferase, with amino-acid sequence MTLTDAAHGFVDHRHWEPAEALRTADPEVADLLAAEAERRAGGLQLLAGENLATEAVLAALAGPLVDKYAEGYPGHRHHTGCAVADATELLAVSRARTLFAAEHANVQARSGTSAMLATCAALLRPGDAVLAMSLEHGGHLSCGSRANFSGRWFDFIGYGVREEDGRIDLDQVRELAKAHRPKAIVAGGISYPRHPDWAAFREIADEVDAYLIAAAGQTTGLIAAGAAPSPVPYADVVVAATHKLLRGPRGGLLLCTGELAERIDRAVFPFSQGGAAMNEVAAKAVAFAQAATPEFGAYIRRAVDGARALAGALAETGARPLTGGTDTHLVVADIGALGMTGSQAERRCAAVGLMLGKCAVPFDPAPAVETSGIRLGTGCCAALGMGPAELAEAGALVGGLIAGAEPDPVAARVRELARAFPGNAGR; translated from the coding sequence ATGACCCTCACCGATGCCGCGCACGGTTTCGTCGACCACCGTCACTGGGAGCCCGCTGAGGCCCTGCGCACCGCCGATCCCGAAGTGGCCGACCTGCTGGCGGCCGAGGCCGAGCGGCGAGCCGGCGGGCTGCAGCTGCTGGCGGGGGAGAACCTGGCGACCGAGGCGGTACTGGCCGCCCTGGCCGGACCGCTGGTCGACAAGTACGCCGAGGGCTACCCGGGCCACCGCCACCACACCGGCTGCGCCGTGGCCGACGCCACCGAGCTGCTCGCCGTCTCCCGGGCCCGCACCCTGTTCGCCGCCGAGCACGCCAACGTCCAAGCCCGGTCCGGGACTTCGGCGATGCTGGCGACCTGTGCGGCGCTGCTGCGGCCGGGCGACGCGGTGCTGGCGATGTCGCTGGAGCACGGCGGGCACCTCTCCTGCGGCTCCCGGGCCAACTTCTCCGGCCGCTGGTTCGACTTCATCGGCTACGGGGTCCGCGAGGAGGACGGCCGGATCGACCTGGACCAGGTGCGCGAGCTGGCCAAGGCGCACCGGCCGAAGGCGATCGTGGCCGGCGGCATCTCCTACCCGCGGCATCCGGACTGGGCGGCCTTCCGGGAGATCGCCGACGAGGTGGACGCCTACCTGATCGCCGCCGCCGGCCAGACCACCGGACTGATCGCGGCCGGCGCCGCGCCCTCCCCGGTGCCGTACGCCGACGTGGTGGTGGCCGCCACCCACAAGCTGCTGCGCGGGCCGCGCGGCGGGCTGCTGCTCTGCACCGGGGAGCTGGCCGAGCGGATCGACCGGGCGGTCTTCCCGTTCAGCCAGGGCGGGGCCGCGATGAACGAGGTGGCGGCCAAGGCGGTCGCGTTCGCGCAGGCGGCCACTCCGGAGTTCGGCGCGTACATCCGGCGCGCGGTGGACGGCGCACGCGCCCTGGCCGGCGCCCTGGCCGAGACCGGGGCCCGGCCGCTGACCGGCGGCACCGACACCCACCTGGTGGTGGCCGACATCGGCGCGCTCGGCATGACCGGCTCCCAGGCCGAGCGGCGCTGCGCGGCGGTCGGCCTGATGCTCGGCAAGTGCGCGGTGCCGTTCGATCCGGCACCGGCCGTCGAGACCTCCGGGATCCGGCTGGGCACCGGCTGCTGCGCCGCGCTCGGCATGGGGCCGGCCGAGCTCGCCGAGGCGGGTGCGCTGGTCGGGGGCCTGATCGCGGGCGCCGAGCCGGACCCGGTGGCGGCCCGGGTGCGGGAGCTGGCCCGCGCATTCCCGGGGAATGCCGGGCGCTAG
- a CDS encoding F0F1 ATP synthase subunit epsilon, translating to MAELHVELVAADRKVWSGAATLVVARTASGDTGIMPNHTPVLSVLESGPVTIRTTDGGTVVAAVHGGFISFADNKLSLLAEVAELADEIDVNRAERALETAKSDSDAHAARRAEVRLVAAGRRKAA from the coding sequence TTGGCTGAGCTGCACGTCGAGCTGGTCGCAGCCGACCGCAAGGTCTGGTCCGGTGCGGCCACCCTGGTTGTCGCCCGCACGGCCTCCGGTGACACCGGCATCATGCCGAACCACACCCCGGTGCTGAGCGTGCTGGAGTCCGGTCCGGTCACCATCCGCACGACCGACGGCGGCACCGTCGTCGCCGCCGTGCACGGTGGCTTCATCTCGTTCGCCGACAACAAGCTGTCGCTGCTCGCCGAGGTCGCGGAGCTGGCGGACGAGATCGACGTCAACCGCGCCGAGCGCGCGCTGGAGACTGCCAAGTCCGACAGCGACGCGCACGCCGCGCGCCGCGCCGAGGTCCGCCTCGTCGCCGCAGGCCGCCGCAAGGCAGCCTGA